One genomic segment of Mycolicibacterium psychrotolerans includes these proteins:
- the hisN gene encoding histidinol-phosphatase codes for MSTHSPDVADDLALALTLAGEADALTMQRFGAVDLRVETKPDMTPATDADLDAETLLRDRLAEHRPADSVFGEEFGGTREFTGRQWVVDPIDGTKNFVRGVPVWATLIALLVDGVPEVGVVSAPALARRWWAGRGQGAFASFAGTPRPISVSAVADVGSASLSYSDLTTGWDAARTTFVEFTDTVWRVRGYGDFWSYCLVAEGAVDIAVEPEVKLWDLAPLDILVREAGGRFTDLAGNPGPHGGSAVATNGLLHDAVLAALP; via the coding sequence ATGAGCACCCACTCCCCTGACGTGGCCGACGACCTGGCCCTGGCCCTCACGCTGGCCGGGGAAGCCGATGCGCTGACGATGCAGCGCTTCGGCGCGGTGGACCTGCGCGTGGAGACCAAGCCCGACATGACCCCCGCCACCGACGCCGACCTCGATGCCGAGACGCTGTTGCGCGACCGGCTGGCCGAGCACCGCCCGGCCGACTCGGTGTTCGGCGAGGAGTTCGGCGGGACCAGGGAATTCACCGGCCGTCAGTGGGTGGTCGATCCGATCGACGGCACCAAGAACTTCGTCCGCGGCGTGCCGGTGTGGGCGACGCTGATCGCCCTACTCGTCGACGGCGTTCCCGAGGTCGGCGTCGTCAGCGCGCCCGCCCTGGCGCGGCGGTGGTGGGCCGGCCGGGGTCAGGGCGCCTTCGCCTCGTTCGCCGGCACCCCACGCCCGATCTCCGTCTCGGCCGTCGCCGACGTCGGTTCGGCCAGCCTGTCGTACTCCGACCTGACAACCGGGTGGGATGCGGCGCGCACGACGTTCGTCGAATTCACCGACACGGTGTGGCGGGTGCGCGGCTACGGCGATTTCTGGTCGTACTGCCTGGTCGCCGAGGGAGCTGTCGACATCGCCGTGGAGCCGGAGGTCAAGCTGTGGGACCTCGCGCCGCTCGACATCCTGGTTCGTGAGGCAGGCGGCCGCTTCACCGATCTCGCCGGGAATCCGGGCCCGCACGGCGGCAGCGCGGTGGCCACCAACGGCCTGCTGCACGACGCGGTGCTCGCGGCGCTGCCCTGA
- a CDS encoding acyl-CoA dehydrogenase family protein, which yields MTNTLPSKRSGHESAVGLHKHKRSATDIGIALLTPLLGQEFLDRYNLRDPLNRGLKYGVKQAFSAAGASTRQFKRIQGIGKPATRLKASGSDYFDLTPDDDQKMIVQTVEEFAEEILRPAAHDADAAATYPPDLIAKAAELGITAINIPEDFDGIAEHRTTVTNALVAEALAYGDMGLALPILAPGGVASALTHWGSADQQATYLSEFAGENVPQACVAIAEPHPLFDPTALKTTAVRTPSGYRLDGVKSLVPAAADAEVFIIAAQLNGKPTLFVVESSTAGLTVTPDPSMGIRAAALGRVELDKVTVPLGARLGADVSEAELDRNYSEAIALSRLGWAALAVGTSHAVLDYVVPYVKEREAFGEPIAHRQSVAFMCANIAIELDGLRLITWRGAARAEQGLSFAREAALAKKLGTDKGMQIGLDGVQLLGGHGYTKEHPVERWYRDLRALGVAEGVVVL from the coding sequence ATGACGAACACTCTGCCGTCCAAGCGATCCGGCCACGAAAGTGCCGTCGGGCTGCACAAGCACAAGAGGTCTGCGACCGACATCGGAATCGCCCTGCTCACACCGCTGCTCGGGCAGGAGTTCCTGGACAGGTACAACCTGCGGGACCCGCTCAACCGGGGCCTGAAGTACGGCGTGAAGCAGGCGTTCTCCGCCGCAGGCGCCTCCACGCGTCAGTTCAAGCGCATCCAAGGCATCGGCAAGCCGGCGACCCGCCTGAAGGCCAGCGGCTCCGACTACTTCGATCTGACCCCCGACGACGACCAGAAGATGATCGTGCAGACCGTCGAGGAGTTCGCCGAGGAGATCCTGCGGCCGGCCGCCCATGACGCCGACGCGGCCGCGACCTATCCCCCGGACCTGATCGCCAAGGCGGCCGAACTGGGCATCACCGCGATCAACATCCCGGAGGACTTCGACGGCATCGCCGAACACCGGACCACGGTCACCAACGCGCTCGTCGCGGAAGCCCTGGCTTACGGCGACATGGGCCTGGCCCTGCCGATCCTGGCGCCCGGCGGCGTCGCTTCGGCCCTGACCCACTGGGGCAGCGCCGATCAGCAGGCGACATACCTGTCCGAATTCGCCGGCGAGAACGTGCCGCAGGCGTGTGTCGCCATCGCCGAACCGCATCCGCTGTTCGACCCGACGGCACTCAAGACCACCGCGGTGCGCACGCCGAGCGGGTACCGGCTCGACGGGGTCAAGTCGCTGGTGCCTGCGGCGGCCGACGCCGAGGTGTTCATCATCGCCGCGCAGCTCAACGGCAAGCCGACGCTGTTCGTGGTCGAGTCGTCCACCGCCGGGCTCACGGTCACACCGGATCCGAGCATGGGCATCCGCGCCGCCGCGCTGGGCCGGGTGGAACTCGACAAGGTCACGGTGCCGCTCGGCGCGCGATTGGGCGCGGATGTCTCCGAGGCCGAACTCGACAGGAATTACTCCGAGGCGATCGCACTGTCCCGGCTGGGCTGGGCCGCCCTGGCGGTCGGCACCTCGCATGCGGTTCTCGACTACGTCGTCCCCTACGTCAAGGAGCGCGAGGCGTTCGGTGAGCCGATCGCACACCGGCAATCGGTGGCGTTCATGTGCGCCAACATCGCGATCGAGCTCGACGGTCTGCGACTGATCACGTGGCGGGGCGCGGCGCGTGCCGAGCAGGGACTGTCGTTCGCGCGCGAAGCCGCCCTGGCCAAGAAACTCGGCACCGACAAGGGCATGCAGATCGGCCTCGACGGCGTCCAGCTGCTCGGCGGCCACGGCTACACCAAGGAACACCCGGTCGAACGCTGGTACCGCGACCTGCGGGCTCTCGGCGTCGCCGAGGGTGTCGTCGTTCTCTGA
- a CDS encoding acyl-CoA dehydrogenase family protein, with translation MAINLEMPKKLQAVIEKGHQGAAEMLRPISRKYDLREHDYPVELDTLATLFEGISEANTISFAGAEAFQRDGDGPKGNINGPNMSALLNALEVSWGDVALLLSVPYQGLGNAAISSVATPEQLERLGKVWAAMAITEPGFGSDSAAVSTTAKLDGDEYVINGEKIYVTAGSRATHIVVWATLDKTKGRAAIKSFIVPRDHPGVTVERLENKLGIKASDTAAIRFDNARIPKENLLGSPEIQVDKGFAGVMETFDNTRPIVAAMAVGVARAALEELRKILTEAGIEISYDKPAHAQSAAAAEFLRMEADWEAGYLLTVRSAWQADNKIPNSKEASMGKAKAARVGTDITLKAVEMAGTTGYSEQTLLEKWARDSKILDIFEGTQQIQQLVVARRLLGLSSAELK, from the coding sequence ATGGCGATCAATCTGGAAATGCCGAAGAAGCTGCAGGCGGTCATCGAGAAAGGCCACCAGGGTGCGGCCGAGATGCTGCGGCCGATCTCGCGCAAGTACGACCTGCGAGAGCACGACTACCCGGTCGAGCTCGACACGCTGGCCACCCTCTTCGAGGGCATCTCGGAGGCGAACACGATCTCGTTCGCCGGCGCCGAGGCGTTCCAGCGCGACGGGGACGGGCCCAAGGGAAACATCAACGGTCCCAACATGTCCGCGCTCCTCAACGCCCTCGAGGTGAGCTGGGGTGACGTCGCGCTCCTGCTGTCGGTGCCCTACCAGGGTCTCGGCAACGCCGCGATCTCGAGCGTGGCCACCCCCGAGCAGCTCGAGCGGCTCGGCAAGGTGTGGGCCGCGATGGCCATCACCGAGCCGGGCTTCGGCTCGGACTCCGCGGCGGTGTCGACGACCGCCAAGCTGGACGGCGACGAGTACGTCATCAACGGCGAGAAGATCTACGTGACCGCCGGATCCCGCGCCACCCACATCGTCGTGTGGGCGACGCTGGACAAAACCAAGGGCCGCGCAGCCATCAAGTCGTTCATCGTGCCGCGCGATCATCCGGGTGTCACGGTGGAGCGGCTGGAGAACAAGCTCGGCATCAAGGCCTCCGACACCGCCGCGATCCGGTTCGACAACGCCCGCATCCCCAAGGAGAACCTGCTCGGGAGCCCCGAGATCCAGGTGGACAAGGGGTTCGCCGGTGTGATGGAGACCTTCGACAACACCCGGCCGATCGTGGCCGCGATGGCCGTCGGTGTCGCCCGCGCCGCGTTGGAGGAACTGCGCAAGATCCTCACCGAGGCCGGCATCGAGATCTCCTACGACAAACCGGCGCACGCGCAGAGCGCGGCCGCCGCGGAGTTCCTGCGGATGGAAGCCGACTGGGAGGCCGGCTATCTGCTGACCGTGCGTTCGGCGTGGCAGGCCGACAACAAGATCCCGAACTCCAAGGAGGCGTCGATGGGCAAGGCCAAGGCCGCCCGCGTCGGCACCGACATCACCCTCAAGGCGGTCGAGATGGCAGGCACCACCGGCTATTCCGAGCAGACCCTGCTCGAGAAGTGGGCCAGGGACTCCAAGATCCTCGACATCTTCGAAGGCACCCAGCAGATCCAGCAGCTCGTGGTCGCCCGCCGGCTGCTCGGCCTGTCCTCGGCCGAACTGAAGTAG
- a CDS encoding molybdopterin dinucleotide binding domain-containing protein: MEHRITCPLCEAMCGLRVTVSWDDAFAEAERLLRPVLDRHGAEALAVYLGNPVAHNVGLATYVGALVGLAGAAGMRAYYTPGTVDQWPLNVVSALLFGGMWNAPIPDLDRTDHLIMLGANPSASQGSMLSTPDIMGRLAAIRERGGTVVVVDPRRTQTARRATEWVPVRPGTDALLLFAILHTLAERGDIRYPEHLRHMVDGLDDVIALAAQFPPDRVAPTTGVPAETIRRLAAGLADAQNPVLYSRIGSCTQEFGTLATWLVFVLNVALGAVDRPGGALFPKAAVWSPMFMKPPDQDGPGWRFGRFHSRVRGAAEVFGQFPVSCLAEEIDTPGDGRLRALITVAGNPAVSSPGARRLQAALPGLDAMISIDNWLNETTRHAHVILPGLSPLERPHCDDLYWMYSTASCVKWSDPVLPPDPDRPSEWEILLRLAGAVLGTPLPEVDVGAMDDLYTQGIVFAASQSRDTPLWGREPAEVFAALEGGGPERLIDLGIRVGPWGDDIGRRPGGLTLEAVRAHPDGLRLGELEGGRLAEVLTTPSGRIELTHPMLADDVARLADRVDRRADGLLLTSRRHLRSNNSWLHNVAALMRGRDRCTLLINPVDAARHGISDGAVAEVCTAEGAVRVPVEVSDEMMPGVVSMPHGWGHGLDGTRLGVANAHPGVNANLVNPPELIDVPSSTQVVNGVPCQIRPVDS; encoded by the coding sequence GTGGAACACCGCATCACCTGTCCGCTGTGTGAGGCGATGTGCGGTCTGCGGGTCACGGTGTCGTGGGACGACGCATTCGCCGAGGCGGAGCGGCTGTTGCGCCCGGTCCTCGATCGTCACGGCGCCGAAGCTCTCGCGGTGTATCTCGGCAATCCGGTGGCGCACAACGTCGGTCTGGCCACCTATGTCGGCGCTCTGGTAGGCCTCGCCGGAGCGGCCGGAATGCGCGCCTACTACACCCCGGGCACGGTCGACCAGTGGCCGCTCAACGTGGTGAGCGCACTGCTCTTCGGCGGCATGTGGAACGCCCCCATTCCCGATCTCGACCGCACCGATCACTTGATCATGCTGGGCGCCAACCCATCTGCCTCTCAGGGCTCGATGCTCTCGACACCCGACATCATGGGTCGGCTCGCGGCGATCCGGGAGCGCGGCGGCACCGTCGTCGTCGTCGATCCGCGCAGAACCCAGACCGCCCGCCGCGCCACCGAATGGGTGCCGGTCCGCCCGGGCACCGACGCTCTACTGCTGTTCGCGATCCTGCACACCCTCGCCGAGCGCGGCGACATCCGATACCCGGAACACCTGCGCCACATGGTCGACGGACTCGACGACGTCATCGCGCTGGCCGCACAGTTCCCTCCCGACCGGGTCGCGCCCACCACGGGCGTGCCCGCCGAGACCATCCGCCGGCTGGCCGCGGGCCTGGCTGACGCGCAGAATCCGGTGCTCTACAGCCGGATAGGTTCCTGCACACAGGAATTCGGCACGTTGGCGACATGGTTGGTCTTCGTCCTCAACGTCGCCCTCGGCGCGGTCGACCGGCCCGGAGGTGCGCTGTTCCCGAAGGCGGCCGTGTGGTCGCCGATGTTCATGAAGCCACCTGACCAGGACGGCCCGGGATGGCGGTTCGGGCGCTTCCACAGCAGGGTGCGCGGCGCCGCCGAGGTGTTCGGACAGTTCCCGGTCAGCTGTCTGGCCGAAGAGATCGACACTCCCGGGGACGGCCGACTCCGGGCGTTGATCACAGTCGCCGGCAACCCCGCGGTGTCGTCACCCGGCGCCCGCCGCCTGCAGGCGGCCCTGCCGGGACTGGACGCGATGATCTCGATCGACAACTGGCTCAACGAGACCACCCGGCACGCCCACGTCATCCTGCCCGGGCTCTCCCCGCTGGAACGCCCGCACTGCGACGACCTGTACTGGATGTACTCCACGGCGTCCTGCGTCAAGTGGTCGGACCCGGTGCTGCCGCCCGACCCGGACCGGCCGTCCGAATGGGAGATCCTCCTGCGCCTGGCCGGCGCGGTGCTCGGCACGCCGCTTCCCGAGGTCGACGTCGGCGCCATGGACGATCTCTACACCCAGGGAATCGTGTTCGCCGCCAGTCAATCCCGTGATACGCCGCTGTGGGGTCGAGAGCCCGCCGAGGTGTTCGCCGCTCTGGAGGGAGGTGGCCCGGAGCGGCTGATCGACCTCGGCATCCGGGTCGGTCCCTGGGGTGACGACATCGGGCGTCGCCCCGGCGGCCTCACGCTGGAGGCGGTGCGCGCCCACCCCGACGGGTTGCGGCTGGGTGAACTCGAGGGCGGGCGACTGGCGGAGGTCCTCACGACGCCGTCGGGACGCATCGAGTTGACGCACCCGATGCTCGCCGACGACGTGGCCCGGCTGGCCGACCGTGTCGACCGCCGCGCCGACGGGCTGCTGTTGACCAGCCGGCGCCATCTGCGGTCGAACAACTCCTGGCTGCACAACGTCGCCGCCCTCATGCGTGGACGGGACCGCTGCACGCTGCTGATCAACCCCGTGGATGCCGCTCGGCACGGCATCTCAGACGGCGCCGTGGCCGAGGTGTGCACGGCCGAGGGCGCCGTCCGGGTGCCCGTCGAAGTGAGTGACGAGATGATGCCCGGTGTGGTGTCGATGCCGCACGGGTGGGGACACGGGTTGGACGGGACGCGACTGGGTGTCGCGAACGCGCACCCGGGCGTGAACGCCAACCTGGTGAATCCCCCTGAGCTGATTGACGTCCCGAGCAGCACGCAGGTGGTCAATGGGGTGCCGTGCCAGATCCGCCCGGTGGACAGCTGA
- a CDS encoding glycosyltransferase codes for MSTILAYTSPALGHLLPMSALLAELTARGHRVHLRTLAGGVETARAQGFSAAPIDPRIEAVEMDDWRASNPVSALRLSVSAFSRRAPYEVGDLHVAIAEVRPDGLLIDVNCWGAQTVADAAGLPWASFSPYTPALDVEGVPPFGLGLRPVPGVVGRWRDAAVRTVVNRPLQRPAVKAVNAIRAQLGARPVASLDAFLRRAPLLFLATGTPFQYPGDWGPTVQMIGPCVPDPVAVDAPEWLSAIDRPIVLVTTSSERQNDTALVSAAVAALVDDQVDVVATLPAGAPEDMTDRPHVTIRRFVDHDLVLARTVCAVTHGGMGGTQRALARGVPVCVVPYGRDQFEVARRAEVAGCGTRLPARRLSVPRLRRKIHEAMTMGPGAARVAEGFLATGGVARAADLFEQLMRR; via the coding sequence ATGTCCACGATCCTCGCCTACACGTCGCCCGCCCTGGGACATCTACTGCCGATGAGCGCGCTGCTGGCCGAGCTGACCGCGCGTGGTCACCGAGTGCACCTGCGCACACTTGCTGGCGGCGTGGAAACTGCACGTGCGCAGGGCTTCTCGGCCGCTCCCATCGATCCGCGCATCGAAGCCGTCGAGATGGACGATTGGAGGGCATCCAATCCGGTGTCAGCACTGCGGCTGTCGGTGTCGGCCTTCAGCCGCCGCGCGCCTTATGAAGTGGGTGATCTGCACGTCGCGATCGCCGAGGTCCGACCCGACGGCCTGCTGATCGACGTCAACTGCTGGGGAGCGCAGACGGTCGCCGACGCCGCGGGTCTGCCGTGGGCCAGCTTCTCGCCCTACACGCCGGCCCTCGATGTCGAGGGCGTACCTCCGTTCGGGCTGGGCCTTCGGCCGGTACCGGGCGTCGTCGGCCGGTGGCGCGACGCCGCGGTCCGCACCGTGGTCAACCGGCCTCTGCAGCGGCCGGCGGTGAAGGCGGTCAACGCGATTCGCGCCCAGCTGGGCGCCCGGCCCGTCGCATCACTCGATGCCTTCCTGCGTCGCGCGCCACTGCTGTTCCTCGCGACCGGCACCCCGTTTCAATACCCGGGGGACTGGGGACCGACCGTGCAGATGATCGGTCCCTGCGTTCCCGATCCAGTCGCGGTCGACGCACCGGAGTGGCTGTCGGCGATCGACCGGCCCATCGTCCTGGTGACGACGTCGTCGGAGCGGCAGAACGACACGGCCCTGGTGAGCGCCGCCGTTGCCGCGCTGGTCGACGACCAGGTCGACGTGGTGGCCACGCTGCCCGCCGGGGCTCCGGAGGACATGACCGACCGCCCCCACGTGACCATCCGCCGGTTCGTCGACCACGATCTGGTCTTGGCCCGGACGGTGTGCGCCGTCACCCACGGGGGGATGGGAGGAACCCAACGCGCGTTGGCCCGTGGCGTGCCGGTGTGCGTGGTCCCGTACGGACGGGACCAGTTCGAGGTCGCGCGGCGGGCCGAGGTCGCGGGCTGCGGGACGCGGCTACCGGCCCGGCGGTTGTCCGTGCCCCGGCTGCGCCGCAAGATTCACGAGGCGATGACGATGGGCCCCGGTGCCGCCAGGGTCGCCGAGGGCTTCCTCGCCACCGGAGGCGTCGCCCGCGCCGCGGATCTCTTCGAGCAGCTGATGAGGCGCTGA
- a CDS encoding AAA family ATPase, with protein sequence MAGPEVERVASCGSCGNDLRARSRFCDVCGSPVRAGPAPGEHKHVTVLFADVVGSMRLAADLDPERYREIMNELFNRCAAVVQRYQGTADTFTGDGLMAMFGAPVALEDHALRACIASLEIQSVAEALSAEISRRDGVGLALRVGLNSGAVVVGEIGSGPGRYTAIGHAVGMAQRMEAAAPPGGVLCSATTADLVERATRMGPAVEVRIKGQRDPVVARRLIGVNAGRMVLGRNEAAMLGRDAELDRLCSLVEGGRGGDLVTVVGPPGVGKSRLVEEFCRRASTAGAAVVLTGCDAQSMPVAFRALSRTLRAMFGVDGLGNDDARERVLAQLPMRSTDAQIVFEAMGLTDATWPALHVGADGRRHRLAETIRRFVRRRPGRLVIVVEDVHWLDAASEAVLSEFAAEMGSASAIFVATHRPEYRGILLQHSGVTIPLAPLNASLTVDLAVNLLGNDDTMRSLAARVARVAAGNPYFVEEIVRDLVGRGVLVGGRGKYRLVGDAADLGVPVTVQAVLAARIDRLQPEAKEVLNAAAVIGTRFDTDTLAVLTPDASSAHLAELVATELIDQTEFTPRQKYCFRHPLVRTVAYESQMGTHRARAHRQLATAIEARGSVDENAAMIATHLEAAGELEAACRWHLRAAEWLRMRDMSAARQQWKSAARVADELPTGSDDVVALRIAPRAMLLSTELFVGADPENEQRFLELRELTAHTDDRHPLALALAGRIVTFIVNSNRVTEAIPLAVELTGLLDTLGPVPVQELEILYSALAFAHLVNCEFREAMEVVGRSIALELEQPSIDRAVAYAITGLCEVCLGDRERGVGHIRLATELVRVMSPASFSTVSLYWGMLAVMGLYVADDLVEEMREHLARAESFGDRFGIIAAQWTYATLLIQSERPCREEAFDLLRSAEAGITAHNLQSFALAITGTQLAREAARDGHRDEAIDSMRRLTTLHTRDAPLLHLGCPAETLCELLIHRGRPCDLLEAERVLEQWHLNIPMTAPMDLWTIRIRALLASARDDRPAYEQLAAEYAMACEATGYRRHWGGPYPMLAEREN encoded by the coding sequence ATGGCCGGGCCGGAGGTCGAGAGGGTCGCTTCGTGCGGGTCGTGCGGCAACGACCTGCGGGCCCGCTCGCGGTTCTGCGATGTCTGTGGATCGCCGGTGCGCGCCGGCCCGGCGCCGGGCGAACACAAACACGTGACGGTGTTGTTCGCCGATGTGGTCGGTTCCATGAGGCTGGCCGCAGACCTCGACCCCGAGCGTTATCGCGAGATCATGAACGAGCTGTTCAATCGTTGCGCCGCCGTCGTGCAGCGCTACCAGGGCACTGCCGACACGTTCACCGGCGACGGACTGATGGCGATGTTCGGCGCACCCGTGGCGCTCGAGGACCATGCGCTGCGGGCGTGTATCGCCTCGTTGGAGATCCAGTCGGTGGCCGAGGCGCTCTCCGCGGAGATCTCACGTCGTGACGGCGTCGGTCTGGCACTACGGGTCGGCCTGAACTCCGGCGCCGTCGTGGTCGGTGAGATCGGGTCGGGTCCCGGCCGGTACACCGCGATCGGCCATGCCGTCGGGATGGCCCAGCGCATGGAGGCGGCGGCACCGCCGGGCGGAGTGCTCTGCTCGGCCACCACGGCCGACCTCGTCGAGCGGGCCACGCGAATGGGTCCCGCTGTAGAGGTGCGCATCAAGGGGCAACGGGATCCTGTTGTGGCTCGCCGCCTGATCGGGGTCAATGCCGGCCGAATGGTGCTGGGCCGCAACGAAGCAGCGATGTTGGGCCGCGATGCGGAACTCGACCGGCTGTGCTCTCTGGTCGAGGGCGGCCGCGGAGGAGATCTCGTCACCGTGGTCGGCCCGCCCGGCGTCGGAAAGAGCCGCTTGGTCGAGGAGTTCTGTCGCCGCGCCAGCACCGCCGGCGCGGCTGTGGTCCTGACCGGATGTGATGCGCAGTCGATGCCCGTCGCGTTCCGCGCGCTGTCTCGAACCTTGCGCGCGATGTTCGGCGTCGACGGTCTCGGCAATGACGATGCGCGCGAGCGGGTGCTGGCACAGTTGCCCATGCGCTCGACCGACGCGCAGATCGTCTTCGAGGCCATGGGCTTGACCGACGCGACCTGGCCGGCGCTGCACGTCGGCGCCGACGGCCGGCGACACCGCCTGGCAGAGACGATCAGACGGTTCGTCCGGCGCCGCCCCGGTCGGTTGGTCATCGTCGTCGAGGACGTGCACTGGCTGGATGCGGCCAGTGAGGCGGTGCTGTCCGAGTTCGCCGCCGAAATGGGTTCGGCGTCGGCGATCTTCGTGGCGACCCACCGACCGGAGTACCGCGGGATACTGCTGCAGCACTCGGGTGTGACGATCCCCCTCGCGCCACTGAACGCCTCGCTGACCGTCGATCTCGCCGTCAATCTGCTCGGGAACGACGACACGATGCGAAGCCTCGCGGCCCGCGTTGCCCGGGTGGCAGCGGGCAACCCGTACTTCGTCGAGGAGATCGTGCGCGATCTGGTCGGTCGGGGTGTGCTGGTCGGCGGCCGGGGCAAGTACCGGCTCGTCGGCGACGCCGCTGACCTCGGCGTGCCGGTGACGGTGCAGGCGGTTCTCGCCGCGCGCATCGACCGACTCCAGCCGGAAGCCAAAGAGGTGCTGAATGCCGCAGCGGTCATCGGTACCCGGTTCGACACCGACACTCTCGCGGTACTGACCCCTGATGCTTCGTCGGCACACCTCGCCGAACTGGTCGCCACCGAGCTGATCGACCAGACCGAGTTCACCCCCAGACAGAAGTACTGCTTCCGTCATCCCCTGGTTCGTACCGTGGCCTACGAGTCTCAGATGGGCACACACCGCGCGCGGGCCCATCGTCAACTGGCGACCGCCATCGAGGCCCGAGGCAGTGTGGACGAGAACGCCGCGATGATCGCCACACACCTGGAGGCCGCCGGCGAACTGGAGGCCGCCTGTCGCTGGCATCTCCGGGCTGCCGAGTGGCTGAGGATGCGCGACATGTCCGCGGCGCGCCAGCAGTGGAAGAGTGCCGCGCGAGTAGCAGACGAGCTGCCCACCGGCAGTGACGACGTCGTCGCGCTCCGCATCGCACCGCGAGCAATGCTGCTGTCCACCGAACTCTTCGTCGGCGCCGACCCGGAGAACGAACAGCGTTTCCTCGAATTGCGCGAACTCACCGCACATACCGATGACAGGCACCCCCTGGCGTTGGCTCTTGCCGGCCGCATCGTCACCTTCATCGTCAACAGCAACCGGGTCACCGAAGCGATTCCCTTGGCGGTCGAGCTGACAGGTCTGCTCGACACGCTCGGCCCGGTTCCGGTCCAGGAACTTGAAATCCTCTATTCCGCGCTGGCATTCGCGCACTTGGTGAACTGCGAGTTCCGCGAGGCGATGGAGGTGGTCGGACGAAGCATCGCGCTCGAACTCGAGCAGCCGTCCATCGATCGAGCGGTTGCCTACGCGATCACCGGCCTCTGTGAGGTGTGCCTGGGCGATCGCGAGCGCGGTGTCGGTCATATCCGTCTGGCGACCGAGTTGGTACGCGTCATGTCGCCCGCGAGCTTCTCGACCGTCTCTCTGTACTGGGGCATGCTGGCGGTGATGGGCCTCTATGTCGCCGATGATCTGGTGGAGGAGATGAGGGAGCACCTGGCGCGGGCGGAATCCTTCGGTGACCGGTTCGGCATCATCGCCGCACAGTGGACCTACGCGACGCTGCTGATTCAGTCCGAAAGACCTTGCCGCGAGGAGGCTTTCGACCTCCTCCGAAGCGCCGAAGCCGGCATCACCGCCCACAACCTGCAGTCGTTCGCGCTGGCGATCACCGGAACACAACTGGCCAGAGAGGCTGCTCGAGACGGTCACCGGGACGAAGCCATCGACTCGATGCGACGACTGACGACGCTGCACACCCGAGACGCGCCGTTGCTCCACCTGGGATGCCCGGCGGAAACACTGTGCGAACTGTTGATCCACCGCGGACGACCGTGCGACCTGCTCGAAGCGGAGAGGGTGCTCGAACAATGGCACCTGAACATCCCGATGACCGCGCCGATGGACTTGTGGACCATCAGGATTCGCGCCCTGCTCGCGTCCGCGCGCGACGACCGTCCCGCCTACGAGCAGCTTGCCGCGGAGTACGCGATGGCCTGCGAGGCGACAGGGTACCGGCGTCATTGGGGTGGTCCCTACCCGATGCTCGCTGAGCGGGAGAACTGA
- a CDS encoding MDR family oxidoreductase, with product MTEINAMVAHEDGEGGIVLRHEVVSESFLPDGDVEIRVEYSSVNYKDALAVTPKGGVARSYPLIPGIDVAGTVTSSASPDFSAGDAVFAHGQDIGTGRHGGYAQVARYPADYLVKLTSLSTADAAAIGTAGFTAAMSVAALGRHGIEPGDGPVLVTGATGGVGSVSVDLLAGLGYEVVASTGKAEAHDLLRDLGAAEVIDRVPGPDEKVRALGKAHWAAVVDCVGGTTLAYALSTMKYGGVAAISGLAGSPELPATVMPFILRGVTLAGIDSVLLPIDRRREVWARLESDLAPRHLSRITRDIPVLRVDEVLETIIAGGVTGRTRVVVHDGF from the coding sequence ATGACCGAGATCAACGCGATGGTGGCGCACGAGGACGGCGAGGGCGGCATCGTGCTGCGCCACGAGGTGGTGAGCGAATCGTTCCTCCCGGACGGCGACGTGGAGATCCGCGTCGAATACTCGAGTGTCAACTACAAGGACGCCCTCGCCGTCACACCGAAGGGCGGGGTGGCCCGCTCGTATCCGTTGATCCCCGGCATCGACGTCGCCGGAACGGTGACCTCGAGCGCCTCCCCGGACTTCTCCGCCGGCGACGCGGTGTTCGCGCACGGGCAGGACATCGGCACCGGCCGGCACGGTGGTTACGCCCAGGTCGCCCGGTATCCCGCGGACTATCTGGTCAAGCTCACCTCGCTGAGCACCGCGGACGCGGCGGCCATCGGGACGGCCGGGTTCACCGCGGCCATGAGCGTGGCCGCACTTGGCCGGCACGGCATCGAACCGGGTGACGGTCCCGTCCTGGTGACCGGCGCGACGGGCGGAGTGGGCAGCGTCAGCGTCGACCTGCTGGCCGGACTGGGCTACGAGGTCGTGGCCTCCACCGGCAAAGCGGAGGCGCACGATCTGCTGCGTGACCTCGGCGCCGCCGAAGTGATCGACCGGGTGCCCGGTCCGGACGAGAAAGTGCGTGCGCTGGGCAAAGCTCACTGGGCGGCGGTCGTCGACTGCGTCGGCGGCACCACCCTCGCCTACGCGTTGAGCACCATGAAATACGGTGGCGTGGCGGCGATTTCGGGCCTGGCCGGATCCCCCGAGCTGCCGGCGACGGTCATGCCGTTCATCCTGCGCGGCGTGACCCTGGCCGGCATCGACTCGGTGCTGCTGCCCATCGACCGGCGCCGCGAGGTCTGGGCGCGGCTCGAGTCGGACCTGGCGCCGCGCCATCTGAGCCGCATCACCCGCGACATTCCGGTGCTGCGGGTCGACGAGGTTCTCGAGACGATCATCGCAGGTGGGGTCACCGGCCGGACCCGGGTGGTCGTGCACGACGGGTTCTGA